The genomic DNA tgtgtgcatgagtgagcacgtgtgtgggcgtgtgcgcacgtgtgtgtgtgtgcgtgcatgtaggtgagtgtgcctgtgtgtgtgtgcgtgcatgtgtgtgagtatgtgtgtgtgtcgtgcgtttctgtgcatgcgtgtaagtgtgtgtgtgtgtgtgtgtgttgtggacaTGCTTtcacgtgtgtgcgtgagtgcatgcatatgtgtgtgtgcatgtatgtgagtgtgtgtgcgcgcgcgtgtacgtgtgtgtgtgtgagtgtgtgcttgtgtgtttgtgtgcgcatatgtgagcatgcgtgtgtgttcacgcatgtgtgtgtgtatgttgtgtgcatgcttccatgtgtgagtgtgtgtgcatgtatgctgTGTGCACGCTTTCACGTGTGCGCAtacgtgcctgtgtgagtgtgtgtgtgtgtttgtgtatgcatgttgtgTGCACGcttttacgtgtgtgtgcacgtgtacatgtctgtgagtgtatgtgtgtgtgcatgtgcgtgtgtgctcgttcgtgcttgtgtgagcgtgtgtgtgtgtgtgtgtgtgtgtgtgtgcgtgtgctcgtTCAtgcttgtgtgagcgtgtgtgtgtgtgtgtgtgcatgtgtgtgtgtgctcgttcgtacttgtgtgagtgtgtgtgtgtgagcgtgtgtgtgtgtgtgtgcatgtgctcattcgtggttgtgtgtgtgtgtgtgtgtgtgtgtgtgtgtgtgtgtgtgtgtgcatgtgtgtgtgtgctcattcgtggttgtgtgtgtgtgtgtgtgtgtgtgtgtgtgtgtgtgtgtgtgtgtgtgtgtgtgtgtgtgtgtgtgtgtgtgtgtgtgtgtgtgtgtgtgtgcatgtgtgtgtgtgctcattcgtggttgtgtgtgtgtgtgtgtgtgtgtgtgtgtgtgtgtgtgtgtgtgtgtgtgtgtgtgtgtgtgtgtgtgtgtgtgtgtgtgtgtgtgtgtgtgtgtgtgtgtgtgctcgttcgtgcttgtgtgagcgtgtgtgtgtgtgtgcatgtgtgtgtgtgctcgttcgtggttgtgtgtgtgtgtgtgtgtgtgtgtgtgctcgttcgtgcttgtgtgtgtgtgtgtgtgtgcatgtgtgtgtgctcgttcgtgcttgtgtgagtgtgtgtgtgtgtgtgtgtgagcgtgtgtgtgtgtgctcgttcgtggttgtgtgagcgtgtgtgtgtgtgtgtgcatgtgtgtgtgtgctcgttcgtggttgtgtgagcgtgtgtgtgtgtgtgtgtgtgcatgtgtgtgtgtgctcgttcgtggttgtgtgagcgtgtgtgtgtgtgtgttggtctgtaatGCAGCCCTGGCACAGGGCAGGAAGTAATCACAGGCCGATAGCTGCGCTCCCTGACGCTTCACGGGTCAGTGTTCACAGTAATGACCGCAGCGCAGATCCTGCTGCcatcacacacaggaagtaACCATCAGGCTGCATCATGGGATTGATCAGGTAGCCAAGGTTTCAAAGGGAAACTGTGAGTACTGAcagtgtgcgcgcacacacacacacacgcgtacacacacacacacacacacatacacatgcgcacacacacacacacacacacacacacacacacaacctttaATGTGCATTTCATAGAGCAAAATAACATTATTTGCCATTAAAGAGTAATATTTATAGAAATGCCATTACGGAGTGCACGACTAATGGACCAAATCTGCTCTAAATGGGAAACCATTTCATATCCTCGTATCATCCTTTCGGACAATACCGCACATATAGCCATTGTATCGACCTGCAGCTCAGTTTGCGCTCAGAAAACCTTTCActaaaatggtgtgaaattgattaCATGAGTGGTATAGCTCTAGACTGCACCTTTACTGTGCTGAACGGAAGAACACAACAGATAAATAAAGGGTTCTCGACCCATTAGTAGCACGTCATCTTTTTGTTTGATCAATTTCAAACTGGCCATTTTCACTCGCTTTTCAACAGTATTCAAGTGCTTCAAATTCAAGAGCTTCAAGTAGAGTAGATGGATAGGTGAGCTACAGGTAATGACTGGTCTGACAGTTCCATTAGTCCAGTCAAGGCTAAAGCAAATAGAACATTAAATGTAGGCTTCATAAACAAAGGACAAATGTACAACCTAATACATGAGATTTTATCTTATACATTGTAGACATACATGCCACTTGTACCTCTGCTTTGTGGTTGTCgacataattatttaaattggaTACGTAGATTACAATTGTTCTGTATGCTTTTGCTAAAATTGCCATGGACTCTCAAATCTACTCTTTCATCTTTTACCGAACCCTAGaaagattttatattttagtaaataaccattttaaatgtgtgtggcCCACTACACTGCAGTTGATACGTCTTAAAATAAAGCAATCCCGCTTTCTTGTGACGTACAACATGTAGTTGTTGATTATAACCAGATTTCTGAACAATTCAAAATAGTGTAATGTCTCAAAGAGCTTATGTCAACCACAAAATAACATGCTGGTTCTGTTTGTGGACCAGAATTTCATTGCAATGCATGAAAAAGTCCACCTACATTTTTACAGGCAAGACaggtacatttaaaacaaaataatcattttcagCTGGTATAACTGACTATTGTCAGTGCTCAATTAATTTTCTTGCAGTGACAGTTTTTTAGAAACTTTGCaaatcagcatgtttacagTCTGAGTATTCAGTATTTCcttatataataaatatttgtatgaaGTGATAACATGCTTTTACATGCATTTTTCAGTACAACATGTCCCAGATGCAAGAATACATAGCTGTTGAGAATAGCAATTAACATCTGAAACTCTAAGTCTACATAAGTACACATACAGggttacacacactcagagagcactttattaggtatttattacacttattttttatacgtattggtcttcagctactgtagcctatccacttggaagtttgacgcgttgtgtgttcagagatgctcttctacataccactgttgtaatgtgttgttatttgcgttactgtccccttcgaccagtctggcccttctcctctgacctctctcattaacaaagtgtttttgcctgcagaactgctgctcaatggatctttttttgtttttcgcatcattctctgcaaactctagaggctgttgtgctagagactgttgtgcgtgaaattcacaggagatcagcagtttctgagatactcaaaccaccctgtctgccaccaacaatcattccacggtcaaagtcacttagatcaaagttcatccccattctgacatttggtctgaaaaacagctgaacctcttgaccacgtccgtatgcttttatgaatttagttgccgacacatgattggctgattaaatacttgctaacaagctggtgtacaggcctacctaataaattgctcactgagtgtatatatttaacTAACATCAACTATAATACTTTTTATAAATAGTTTGTTGCCTGAAACCACTGCTAGCCATTTGTTTAGTCTGTcctgtttgtttaattttcaaATCGCTGAACTAGATTAAATTTGAGTTTCTCAACTGTGATGCCAACCGTTCTGTCACAAAGTGTTTTCTGCCTACATTGCCGCATCAGATAAAGCCGCATCTGATACCGGCTGAGGCAGATGGCTGGAAGATTTACCTAACTGTATACTGTAAACACTTCATGCCTTCCTGCCATTCAGAGTGAAGTccatgtctaaaaaataatctACATTTAACACAATCCGAGGAGGTTGTATCGTGTACTGTACGTTGTCTTCGTCGGACCACATTTAGTTCCACACTATGAGAAAGTTTCAGGAATGTTCAATTTTGTGTTTAACCTCTCATCAAAACATTCCCATTCACCCTCGGGACTTTTATTACAGCAAGAGCAAACCTTTACTGTAGAACGCAGCCGGTgaagccaaatgccattgaaaAGCACACTGTCTGTTTGTATGCCGAGAAGACTGATGCAGTACCGTGTCATCATACGTTCACTGATCCCCCAGGTGTTTAACTCCTGGATGCAGGTCCTACGACCTCGTCCCAGCCCTTCCGACAGGTGCGCACGATCCACTCATGCTCCCCGTCATCTGCAGGGAGAGAAAACCCCAGACTGTCATTAATCTACTCATTCCCCACTGTTTAACCGACAACTCAATTCTTATTTGAAAATGTGAGGaatagacattttttttatatagtgtTATATTTATTTGAGCGCAATTTATTCATGTAATAAATTCATATCTTATGATTGCTGTTCTTACAACACTTCGTCTTAATAAACAGCAGttaaaaacagcaaaacatcaCCAACCTGACCTGATTTATCATTAactcatttaaaatatgtacaacatccacacaaacCAAACacctttatttaatattttagtcCGAATTTGCACTAGCCGCAAGAATCATTTGGGACGTGGCCAAGCCCTTACACAGTGGTCCCTCCGCACTTAACAAATCAATCATCGGGGAGAATTGAACAGTGGTTTCGTTTTTGAAGCACGATTCGAGGAGTAAAAACAGTAGATAATACTGTTTTCGCGCAGTTAGCGCTGAAAGGAGTTGCTAATTGCAGAGCGAGAGGTAGGCCCTTTTCTGCGGGGTCTGAATCGCGGCGTGCAGCTGCATGTGCTTCAGAACTCACCCCGGCTGCAAGGCGACGGGCTCCATTGTTGCGCGCAGGTCTTAAGCTCCTCTCTGATTGTGGGTAATTGCCTGCGATGGCCCTAACTGCCTCTCCACTCGCCTTCGCGCCACTCTACCTGGCTCCCACGCGCACCGATTCAAATGCTCGGTCGGTGTGGCGCGCGGCAGCTGCATGCTAAGTCGCTAGCGAAACGTCCCACCGTTCAGCCACGCTACCGCCACGGCGACGGGGTCAGGCTCAAGGAGAACATTTCATCACTATTTTAAACCAATTAATACCTCTGGTTCCCCCTATCGCTCGTGAGTGGCTGACTGCAATTACCCAGAGCGCGTGTGCTCATTAGCCTGATCGCATTTTCATGCATTTCCCCATTTCCTATAATCTGCCCTGCGAAAAAGGCAGAGACCATTTTAATCGTATTTAGAATTGCAAAACCAGGTCTATTTATGAAGCCTACATACAATttgaattgtttttcttttgtcataTTTCTTGCGATAAAATCGTAATGACGTCAGTAAAGCTTGCATTGATATTCTGCTTTTGTTCATTCTGTAacatactgtttttttttttttttttttttaaagaatactcattaataaaatatacatgtaaTTCTTCTTTTAATTAAATAGGTGTAACAGGACCTTGCCCAACAAATCGCTTATGTTTTTCCATTATGCATGGTTCTtcactaaaaatatatatatatttgtaattttcCAGTCGTCCTGGGGGCCAATtgtcagacagtcagacagacaggagtAGTAACAATGTAGACCAGTAATGTAAATAGTCATTTAAACCAGAATTTCATGTAGACAAAATACATTCAACATCACTAGTCAAATAGAAGACTCAAACAGATTTGACTCTGACCCCTCAGTATACCACATTGAGACTAAGACCaactggaaattaattaattgctcATACGTGCCAACTGGCACATTTCAGAACACGGCACAGGAAAATGGTAACGGTGCCTTGTTAAAACACGTTTATCTTAATCCCTTAACTACACTCAAAAGGAAAAGCTCCTTCCTTCTAAAGCAGAACCGTTTAATGGGGCTGAGATCACCTTGGCCATTGCTATTTTTACATTGGCCACAAGATTTGTTGTTTGGAATCATGTGGTGGAAATTTGTAGGAAGTACAGAACTAATTTTCAGCAAACAGTAGATTACACAGatactgctttaaaaaaaatcttaattttGTCTTTTGATGGCCAGGGCTCAATCCAGGTTGTTCTGTTGGctgagatataaaaaaaaaaaaaatgtcgaATGAGTTTCAAAAGAGTAATCACCCAAGAAGCCAGAAACCGGAATGAGAATAATAGATCTTCCAGGCACTTAAAGAGCTGATCACTGCTAAATCAAAGTGAGACTGACGATCGATCCATACAAAGAAACACTTGTATTGAAGGGAAAAGAAAAGGTATTTTCCATCTACGGGGCCTACTGCTACTCTACGAGGTCACCAGTAACGGGCTGCTTTTCTTGCTGATGTCATGCAGAGTGTTCTTTCATGATTTGCGGGTTGAATGAATTGCTTCGATATTTACACTAAGACCGCTGTTTGTGTCCCAGGTCCATTTCCTGGATACAGTCTGATTCACTCTCACAATGGTAATTCATGGGAGGTCAGCTGCTAAATTCAACAACGAAAAAGGCAAGCAGGCCGCTGTGTGCCACCGTGCCTCTGCGGTTTTACTTTCATGCCGGATATTTTCTGAGGTTCCCAAGTCTCCCTCTGATCCCCAAATCTCTCCCCAGCATTACCCACAGCTTGGATAATAGCAGGGGCTCGACTGCAGCCATCTCTGCATTACAACTTCTTTGCTCTCTGCCATTTATCAGGGAAATGGTCCATCATTCTTCCATAAAATTCGAACACAGAGATCTCATTTTACAATTTTCAAGCATGTAGTTTAtattttgatcttttttttttcccttttccaaATGACATCATTTGTGGTGTTTTGGAGCCTAGCAGCAGAGGGGCGAAGGTCAGtattggtggggggggggagacagagctgAATGCCCCCATGGAGCTCCTGCATGCGACCCTGGGCAAGCCGCCAGCCCTCCTCGTGGCCCCGCACCGCCACTCCCAGACCTGAGAGGGGGCCGTGGCAGTTTGGGCGAACCCCCCTGCGTCTCCCTGCGGCCGCTGTGCACAGAGATTCCTCAGGGCTTCCTCCTCCCATCTGCTTTTGTTGCTTTTCAGGACTTGGCCCACAGCCTGGGCATTTCCTAGGCTCTTCCTGCCCAGCCCAGGAGCAGCTCTCTGGGCCGGCTCCCTGTCATTCCCTGCCCCTTCCCCTCCATCCCtttgtcctgcagctgtggccagactcttcctctcctcccctgacccccccacctCAAACACCCCCACAGAGAGACATGCTCCTCTCCGGTTCCAGTGCTGTTCCCTCACACTCTCGCTCAGGAGGGAAGCCACTGCCAATACATCCTTTCTTCACGCCCATTCTGACAAATGTGTCTTCGAAAAAGATGAAAATTAACCGCTGAAGAAAGAGTGCTTTCAGTGCAATGGGATTCAATGTAATGTCAATGTCCATTGAAAACCCTGACTCATTAGCTCAGATCGCTGTATAATTGTTTAGGTCTGAACTCCTCTTCATTGCATGCTATGAAATATACCTTCTGTCTGACAGCTCTATCCTGCAAAGCTTGTGCATCTGAAATTCTTGCTGTTTGCTCTCGGCtattgggaaggggggggggggggggggtactgcaACCATAGACTGTGTTTTTCTGATCTATTTGGCTCATCTGTCTGATGCTGCAATGAAATGGTGGTTTCTGAAACTGCAGGGGTGTTAATGCTCTGACTGCTGTCGATTAGACATTTCCTGTCAGATCATGTGAAGTGAACTGAAGAGAAGAGAGTAAAGAGAGGATCTATTTGGATCTTGGCACTGCTGCTGATAACAGAGACCCTCTGAATCAAACTCACCCAAACTGTACTTAACCAATGGTAAGAAGCCTTCATGCATAAATTCATTCTTTGTTCTTTCTTCaggatttaaatgttttttgtttatggtCTGTATAAACAAACcattgaaatgtacattttctatCATGCTAAATGGTCTATGTTGTTAGGTTGTGCCCTGTGCCCAGTTCTGATGTCTAATGCTGGGTAATTCTGTGTCAGGTTGCAGTTATCTAGGACAGGGTTTCCCAAGCCACTCACCCTGGTGGTCCCCAAAGCAAAGTAGAAATTGAATACAGTAAATCTTCGATAATTCAAAAACAATCGAACATGAACAAACAGTCAGACCATGTTGGGAATACTATTCTGGATATCAGTTTATATACACTATGTACTGTATTACAAATATGGGTATTGTTGGgaacatttttgtcaaataccatGTTTCTCAAATTTTCACTTCAACAAATGGGTTGAAGTGaaagtatttttatatttagtcCCTTAAATAACtttaatacacacagacattaatgttttattgtgtgtatttgtccaCTGGGGAAGCACAATGAATTCAAGAATGAATAAAGCTTTTTTTGAGATAAGCCCCCTAAATTTGTTGGAGGGTCAGATATGAACAATATAAGGAAATTATATGCTCATAAACTTTTACGTTGTGCACAACACCAACATAATACTCCTTTCACAAATGATTTTGGCATCATTGTCCATGAATGGTCATTCATAAGTGCCTGGTCATACATGAATTAATCAGCACTACAAAGAGCCGTAATATGCTCTGAAAGAAAGGCTTCCAAACAGCTTCTTACTCCCTCCTGAAAAGAACCAAATTTAGTTCAACGGTTCTTTCTCAGACAACATTTCTTCATGGAGGGCTCcgtaaagaactaaaaagggacTCCCTCTGGAGACAAGTCAacagacatttttttctgagtgtAAGTATGACACAGAAATTCTCATCTTCCTGAGACtaaggtttgtttgttttcttatcaTAATACAGTcttgtcttggatgacaaaaacatgttccagtgaaaatattttcgaaaatattatttattttatttttatggccATTGCAGTGTATATTTCAGCATTGTGGTGTAgatttcattcattctttcgGCTCTTGAGATTAATACCAGAGAGTCATGTCCCCAATGCAAAAATGAATTACTGGGAAACTACAGTATGTGAATAACTGCCAATTGGAGTTAGGCGTGTGTCATGGTAACGGCTGCATTAGTGGGGACACAACACAGCATTTCCCTAAGCATTTACTGACATGTTTACGTACTGCTTATGAAGAAGGTGATATGTATCGCTTATGAAACAATTAcattgatcttattgtggataatTTATAGAAAGCATCCCACAAAGTAGTATATTAAATGCACAAAGATCAGTAAATTCACTTAACAGCTCCACCAATCCAAAGAAACTGAGACCTCATCTGGAATGGAAACTAGCATGCGGCATACGCTTTCCCAGGGACTGGCgaaaaaaacactgttttaGATGCTCTAACAAATGTACTTTCTTCCACATTTACTGTGGACACGACACAACCCGGAGCTTCCCTGCCGCAGCCACACGGCCACGGGCAGGCTCCGGCTCCGCTGCGCCCCTGCCAGCTCCCCTTCACAGCCAGTGGGTCCAGTGCCCCAGCGCAGCTGCAGCGGGCGGAGGAAAACCGCAGCCATTCCCAATCCATGACATCGCCCGCTGCCGCACAGCTACGAAGGGCTGGCATCCAGAGCACAATTCCTCCCTGAAAACCTGACAAACTACATTTCCTTCAAATCGATGGTTCCGCATTGGCCGTCCAATGGGGagggaaatgtgttttatattttctttcgggggggaaaaaaaagaaatcttttAATGACTGCAGTACAGAAGCATGCACAGTCTGGGGAGGGCATGAAGCAGAATCAAGCGGCAtaagtaatatattttaatcatttccTGTTTGGGGTACTTACCCAATACGTGTATACCTCTAAAACACTTGTCATACGTGCATTTTTTCCAGGTTGTGCAAATTCAACCATAATACGTTCCCCAGCGCTTAATGAATGCACACTGTAAGTATGAAAGGAATACTTTAATTTTGGTTGTTCTGCTTTGGTAGTTTCGTGGTTTTGTTTAAAAGGGGGAATTGCAGTCACCATGTACTGGAAGAGAGCTTTGTTCAAGCAGTCACTGTATGGAGAGAAACTGTGTCCACATCCCATCATGCAGCAGTGAAGAACAACATCggccgacattggctcaggcggtaagagcagtcatctggctgtcagagggttgccagttcgatcccgtcctgagtgtgttgaagtgtccctgagcaactcacctaacccccaaatgctcctgaccttggtgccttgcatggcagccaatcaccgtcggcatgtgtatgaatgggtgaatgagaaacatcagttgtacagcgctttggataaaggcgctatataaatgccaaccatttaccaagaaGTGGGTCCCCTCACCTGCGTTCCTGAGGAAACTATGCTGGTAGTCAGTGATGACTCGGCGCTGTGGGTCGTAGAAACCGTCTCCACAATCGTAGCAGCCTTCAGGGATGGCTCGTGGGGGGTCCAGGTTGGTCAGTTGGGACTCGCCTGCAGGCGCACGGTGAAATTCGGGGTCAGGGTGCTGTAACTTGCGCGCTTACAGTTCTTTTGTGtgcattcacattcatttttacagagcATGCTGTGAGATTTTTATAACCACGTAACGCAAATCATTGGTCCGGCAACCAAGTCAGAGCCAAGAAACCTGGTGAGGTCAGTTAACTGTGCAATTTACTGCTcaaattgatcaattaagtgctgactaACAACAAAAGTCAGCAcaccccgtggctctccagaaccaggagtgaggccCACTGCTATAGAAAAAATgtcctggtcatgctgagaaATGGTGCGCACTAGTGCCACTGCGGTTGGCTGCAGTGTAGGTAATTCAGACCCGTTTCCaagtcaaaaagaaaatgtagtcacaatcagtgttttttcttcatctaatgcctcaccatgtgccgattttctttagtttattgtgtttttgGGAAAATACAGCGATAACTTTGTGAACGAATCCGGGACAGATTgcgtcactctctctcacacgatGCAGAGGAGCCGCATCAGCTTCCCTGCTacacagtctctggctccaactTCAGAAACATGGTGGCGCAGCTGAACTTGACTTCCCGGGCTTCAAAACTCTTTTCACGAGCCCATGGATAGTCCGTGGGTAACATGACAGGCACTTGGCCCATATTTCTCCACAGTCTAATGATTGGAACACTCAACCAAAATGATAAAAACCTGATTAATGAGGTTATTAAGGGGAAACCAATCTGCTGTGGGGGTCAAATATTTCTTACCTGCTGGTTTCAGTCCATTACATATTTCTGTGTAGAACCTTCTGTCATGGCCGTTACAGTACTCCCAGTCACTCTCCTGGTACTCCAGTCCATCAGCGAACGTGTATTTCCCCTGTAGCCAACACATGCACTGTTTGCCATTATCTAAACAGCTCTCTGTTCCTTGTCAAAATTCATGTTCTTTGAGGGTGCAGTACCTCTGTCACAAAGTATCAACAAGCTTCAGTCACACTTTGATTGTTGGTGTAGTAGTGGAGATGGTGAAATATTATTCTATTGAAATGTAAAGCAGACTGTATTTGTGCAGTGCTATTGCCCATTGGGCACTCTGTAACTGTCGCAGGGGCAGACCTTTTTGGTTTAGACCCTTTCAGAATGTCATGTGTGTTTGGTCATGGTCATTTTTGATCCTTTTTAATGGACCACAATTATAATCAGAATAATAATTGGTTATTATGTTGACTAGCATGCATGAATTAATTCTGTAAACTGTAACCGAAAAGGAATGTCTTCCCCCGTCTGAATCGCACACATCTGAGGGGCATAGGAAATGAAGATCTGGGGCTCTTAAAGCTCTGCGGCTTGTGAAGGGGAATCGGATGACATGTCGGCCAGATGACGGACTGCTGCGTTAGGTCccaatcaaacacacacgctgaaaGTACGCTGCACACCTGCTTTGATATTCCCTTTTCCCATGTTCCCTCGTATTTGCTTCCATTCGGAAAATACAGCACTCCCGTTCCATGGAAAGTTCCGTCCTTCATCTCTCCAACATATCTTGTCTCGGTAGGCAACGTAtactctcctctcccttccatTCTGGAAAGAGTAATGTTAATGTCAGATAGCAAAATGGAAAGTCATATCGAGCGAAGTATACCAAAAGTCACTTTTTGTTTCCAGGGACAAGTTACTATGAGAATTTACGCTTGTCATTGACAAATTCACATTTAACTTATTAGCATTTAAAATCGTATTTCAATACTAAAATGTCAGTTTTACTAAAAACGATTTCCCACTGGGAGGGGATGAATTCATGACAGCACAATGACCCAGTGTTTTCAGGTTAAACTTTAACACGGTATTATAATAAATTGGTGGAAAGGGAGTGATGCTGACGTTTTGTCTTGAACATTTCCTAACAAAAACTATTCAGTCGAAAAGCAAATTGGCCATGGCaattttgtaaaatgaaaactACAATAAGATGGGCGTCTTGAATAGGTGATAGTGTAACTCATATCAA from Conger conger chromosome 12, fConCon1.1, whole genome shotgun sequence includes the following:
- the morn5 gene encoding MORN repeat-containing protein 5 isoform X1, whose translation is MEFCGSSYDGDYNNGRMEGRGEYTLPTETRYVGEMKDGTFHGTGVLYFPNGSKYEGTWEKGISKQCMCWLQGKYTFADGLEYQESDWEYCNGHDRRFYTEICNGLKPAGESQLTNLDPPRAIPEGCYDCGDGFYDPQRRVITDYQHSFLRNADDGEHEWIVRTCRKGWDEVVGPASRS
- the morn5 gene encoding MORN repeat-containing protein 5 isoform X3 gives rise to the protein MEGRGEYTLPTETRYVGEMKDGTFHGTGVLYFPNGSKYEGTWEKGISKQCMCWLQGKYTFADGLEYQESDWEYCNGHDRRFYTEICNGLKPAGESQLTNLDPPRAIPEGCYDCGDGFYDPQRRVITDYQHSFLRNADDGEHEWIVRTCRKGWDEVVGPASRS
- the morn5 gene encoding MORN repeat-containing protein 5 isoform X2, translating into MEFCGSSYDGDYNNGRMEGRGEYTLPTETRYVGEMKDGTFHGTGVLYFPNGSKYEGTWEKGISKQGKYTFADGLEYQESDWEYCNGHDRRFYTEICNGLKPAGESQLTNLDPPRAIPEGCYDCGDGFYDPQRRVITDYQHSFLRNADDGEHEWIVRTCRKGWDEVVGPASRS